A single region of the Raphanus sativus cultivar WK10039 chromosome 1, ASM80110v3, whole genome shotgun sequence genome encodes:
- the LOC108844274 gene encoding uncharacterized protein LOC108844274: MAGREFSDEPVFKLKLLVDKEKNKVVLAEVCKDFVDVLFSFLILPMGTIVRLLQKYQQNQKSSQPATIGCFNNLYKSVADMSTEDFLTEPCRHILLNPINAKERECKRLKVNIDDTPAAKYYRCPNLEASDSCYRAYSNFCSLKCTCGKFMEKEINTKDDDPKEIFVSGRKSFIILDNMEVGFCSIALTLKALRGLGYTDLNKLDEMLVEVGHKEVLALLECLFSSDTPLTDVFLMKRSSCIITRTHNMPNLAVPACGKTKPDEVLSVTVFVRKQDKKVLYAESGQEFVDLLLMFLAVPLESLWKLSGANIKLGCIDTFYKSMKSLSSSEGTSVLTCRSMLPINYSFQAPLLDVCWKDPVVWTVSVNFRSYALKLMYPNYDGSTESTVHGSSGLVRRGTTYMISDDLTISPTNSCSTICILKKLNVGLDEIEEHVINISKTEAIGLLRASLMTSTALTTALGSLLLKKQIDEKL, translated from the exons ATGGCTGGAAGGGAGTTTTCAGATGAACCAGTTTTTAAGCTGAAACTTCTTGTTGACAAGGAGAAAAACAAGGTTGTCTTGGCTGAGGTTTGTAAGGATTTTGTTGATGTACTCTTTAGTTTTTTGATATTGCCGATGGGTACCATTGTCAGATTGCTGCAGAAATATCAGCAGAATCAAAAGTCATCTCAACCTGCAACAATAGGTTGTTTCAACAATCTCTACAAGAGTGTTGCTGACATGAGCACTGAGGATTTCTTAACCGAGCCTTGTAGGCATATACTTTTGAATCCGATTAATGCGAAAGAGCGGGAATGCAAACGACTTAAAGTTAACATAGATGACACCCCGGCCGCAAAGTACTATAGGTGCCCGAATTTGGAAGCTTCTGATTCATGCTATAGGGCATATAGTAACTTCTGCTCCTTAAAATGCACATGTGGCAAGTTTATGGAAAAGGAGATAAACACAAAGGACGATGATCCTAAAGAAATATTTGTCAGCGGGAGGAAGTCTTTCATCATTTTAGACAATATGGAAGTGGGGTTTTGTTCCATTGCCCTCACCTTGAAGGCACTTAGAGGACTCGGTTATACAGATCTTAATAAGCTGGATGAGATGCTTGTAGAGGTTGGTCACAAAGAG GTACTAGCTTTGCTGGAATGCTTATTCTCTTCGGATACTCCCTTGACGGATGTGTTCTTGATGAAACGGAGCTCATGTATCATTACAAGGACACATAACATGCCAAACCTAGCCGTGCCAGCTTGTGGTAAAACAAAACCAGATGAGGTACTATCAGTCACTGTTTTTGTTAGGAAGCAGGACAAGAAGGTTCTTTATGCCGAAAGCGGGCAAGAGTTTGTGGATTTACTACTCATGTTCCTGGCTGTCCCTTTGGAGTCATTATGGAAACTATCCGGAGCCAATATTAAACTGGGATGCATTGACACCTTTTATAAAAGCATGAAGAGTTTGAGCTCTAGCGAAGGCACAAGTGTATTGACTTGCAGATCTATGCTTCCTATTAACTATAGTTTCCAGGCACCGCTGCTTGATGTCTGTTGGAAAGATCCTGTTGTGTGGACAGTGTCAGTAAACTTCAGGAGCTATGCTTTGAAACTGATGTATCCAAACTATGATGGAAGTACGGAATCAACAGTTCATGGTAGCAGTGGGCTTGTAAGGAGAGGGACAACGTACATGATTTCAGATGATCTTACCATCTCTCCTACTAACTCGTGTTCAACTATTTGCATACTGAAGAAGTTGAATGTGGGCTTGGATGAGATTGAGGAGCATGTAATCAACATTAGCAAAACAGAG GCCATCGGTTTACTCAGAGCTTCACTGATGACATCAACTGCATTGACCACGGCTTTAGGCAGCTTACTCCTAAAGAAGCAAATAGATGAGAAACTCTAA
- the LOC108853551 gene encoding uncharacterized protein LOC108853551, with the protein MAEESKQSSVSDDKTSVIGRSSSKEEKQSKVHEKETHGTSEDINEKTRVDYVKGPGVFGRMKEEVEAIVDAVTPRKSSADDK; encoded by the exons ATGGCCGAAGAATCAAAACAAAGCTCTGTTTCTG ATGATAAGACGAGTGTGATAGGAAGAAGCAGTAGTAAGGAAGAGAAACAATCAAAGGTTCATGAGAAGGAGACCCATGGAACAAGTGAAGACATCAACGAGAAGACAAGAGTGGATTATGTGAAAGGACCTGGTGTGTTCGGACGTATGAAGGAAGAAGTGGAAGCCATTGTCGATGCAGTTACTCCTCGCAAAAGTTCTGCTGATGACAAGTGA
- the LOC108817000 gene encoding uncharacterized protein LOC108817000: MAIKAGKVLRTASAASRKILASQPAPPAVSSLAPAGVTSSSPVGAFLGIVDAPRSTTDMLISKYIRLSQNRLTKKGDFTEEKLMTMLSGNVGISETVKLLDGRKTSADFSSPKLTNIPSIAKPKKKK, translated from the exons ATGGCGATCAAAGCGGGAAAGGTTCTGAGAACGGCGTCGGCTGCCTCCAGGAAGATCTTAGCATCACAGCCGGCTCCTCCAGCCGTATCATCGCTGGCTCCAGCCGGTGTGACTTCATCTTCCCCTGTAGGAGCATTTCTGGGTATTGTCGACGCTCCTCGCTCCACCACCGATATGTTGATCTCCAAGTACATCAGACTCTCCCAG AACCGGTTGACGAAGAAGGGTGATTTCACAGAGGAGAAGCTAATGACGATGTTGTCTGGTAACGTCGGCATCAGCGAGACTGTCAAGTTACTCGATGGCCGCAAAACTAGCGCTGATTTTTCTTCTCCGAAGTTAACCAACATCCCATCCATTGCCAAGcccaagaaaaagaaataa
- the LOC108816836 gene encoding telomere repeat-binding factor 4 isoform X2: MGKEKSKWTEDEEDALLAGVKKHGPGKWKNILRDPDFSTVLSLRSNIDLKDKWRNLSVPAEIQGSKDKVRTPKIKAAAFQLAAAATTPTPSSASSPVAPPPLPRSGGSSDLSIGDSCNMLIDAKNAPRYDGMIFEALSALKDSNGSDVTTIFNFIEQKMYEVPEQFKRVLGSRLRRLAAQGKLEKTQNFYRMNNNSFLAMRTPVAAKPKEGNGRHRQTGNSQGGLTVSQEKIDLASGTAAYKLYEVDGKLEALSGVVDERERMTELSEQAEIMLLLAEELHERCCRGEIVELN; encoded by the exons atGGGAAAAGAGAAGAGCAAGTGGACGGAGGATGAAGAGGATGCGTTGCTCGCCGGTGTCAAGAAGCATGGTCCCGGTAAGTGGAAGAATATCCTCCGCGATCCTGACTTCTCTACTGTCCTCTCTCTCCGCTCCAACATCGACCTCAag GATAAATGGCGTAATCTAAGTGTTCCGGCTGAGATTCAAGGGTCAAAGGATAAGGTACGGACACCAAAAATCAAAGCTGCCGCTTTTCAGCTGGCTGCTGCCGCCACCACTCCAACACCTAGTTCGGCCTCTTCTCCAGTTGCTCCTCCTCCCCTTCCTCGTAGTGGAGGATCTTCTGATTTGAGCATTGGTGATAGTTGTAACATGTTGATTGATGCAAAGAATGCTCCCAG GTATGATGGGATGATATTCGAAGCTCTTTCAGCATTGAAGGATTCTAATGGATCTGATGTCACTACAATTTTCAACTTCATCGAG CAAAAAATGTATGAAGTGCCAGAACAATTTAAAAGGGTACTGGGTTCAAGGTTGAGGAGGCTTGCTGCTCAGGGCAAACTTGAAAAG ACGCAGAACTTCTATCGGATGAATAATAATAGCTTCTTGGCAATGAGAACGCCAGTTGCAGCGAAACCGAAAGAGGGGAATGGGAGACACAGGCAGACAGGAAACAGCCAAGGAGGACTCACGGTTTCGCAGGAGAAGATTGATCTCGCTTCGGGAACGGCAGCTTATAAGCTCTACGAGGTAGACGGCAAATTAGAAGCGCTGAGTGGAGTTGTAGATGAGAGAGAAAGGATGACAGAACTCTCAGAACAGGCTGAGATTATGCTGCTGCTAGCGGAAGAGCTGCACGAAAGAT GTTGTCGGGGAGAGATTGTGGAATTGAACTGA
- the LOC108816836 gene encoding telomere repeat-binding factor 4 isoform X1 yields the protein MGKEKSKWTEDEEDALLAGVKKHGPGKWKNILRDPDFSTVLSLRSNIDLKDKWRNLSVPAEIQGSKDKVRTPKIKAAAFQLAAAATTPTPSSASSPVAPPPLPRSGGSSDLSIGDSCNMLIDAKNAPRYDGMIFEALSALKDSNGSDVTTIFNFIEQKMYEVPEQFKRVLGSRLRRLAAQGKLEKVSQLKSGTQNFYRMNNNSFLAMRTPVAAKPKEGNGRHRQTGNSQGGLTVSQEKIDLASGTAAYKLYEVDGKLEALSGVVDERERMTELSEQAEIMLLLAEELHERCCRGEIVELN from the exons atGGGAAAAGAGAAGAGCAAGTGGACGGAGGATGAAGAGGATGCGTTGCTCGCCGGTGTCAAGAAGCATGGTCCCGGTAAGTGGAAGAATATCCTCCGCGATCCTGACTTCTCTACTGTCCTCTCTCTCCGCTCCAACATCGACCTCAag GATAAATGGCGTAATCTAAGTGTTCCGGCTGAGATTCAAGGGTCAAAGGATAAGGTACGGACACCAAAAATCAAAGCTGCCGCTTTTCAGCTGGCTGCTGCCGCCACCACTCCAACACCTAGTTCGGCCTCTTCTCCAGTTGCTCCTCCTCCCCTTCCTCGTAGTGGAGGATCTTCTGATTTGAGCATTGGTGATAGTTGTAACATGTTGATTGATGCAAAGAATGCTCCCAG GTATGATGGGATGATATTCGAAGCTCTTTCAGCATTGAAGGATTCTAATGGATCTGATGTCACTACAATTTTCAACTTCATCGAG CAAAAAATGTATGAAGTGCCAGAACAATTTAAAAGGGTACTGGGTTCAAGGTTGAGGAGGCTTGCTGCTCAGGGCAAACTTGAAAAGGTTAGCCAGTTAAAATCAGGA ACGCAGAACTTCTATCGGATGAATAATAATAGCTTCTTGGCAATGAGAACGCCAGTTGCAGCGAAACCGAAAGAGGGGAATGGGAGACACAGGCAGACAGGAAACAGCCAAGGAGGACTCACGGTTTCGCAGGAGAAGATTGATCTCGCTTCGGGAACGGCAGCTTATAAGCTCTACGAGGTAGACGGCAAATTAGAAGCGCTGAGTGGAGTTGTAGATGAGAGAGAAAGGATGACAGAACTCTCAGAACAGGCTGAGATTATGCTGCTGCTAGCGGAAGAGCTGCACGAAAGAT GTTGTCGGGGAGAGATTGTGGAATTGAACTGA
- the LOC108852259 gene encoding mitochondrial import inner membrane translocase subunit TIM23-1 has translation MATNHSPDEESTRLYHPYQNYELLPINAHHLYKLPTSPEYLFTEESLKKRRSWGENLTFYAGTAYLGGSVAGAAAGIISGVKSFEYGDTAKIKISRILNSSGHTGRSVGCRIGAVGLIYAGVESGVVAFADRDDVWTSVAAGLGTGAVFRAARGVRSAAVAGALGGVVAGGVVAGKQVLKRYAHI, from the coding sequence ATGGCGACAAATCATAGCCCCGATGAAGAAAGCACGCGCCTTTACCACCCTTACCAGAACTACGAGCTCCTCCCCATCAACGCCCATCACCTTTACAAGCTCCCCACCTCTCCCGAGTACCTCTTCACAGAAGAGTCCCTCAAAAAGCGTCGATCTTGGGGAGAGAATCTCACTTTCTACGCAGGCACCGCTTACCTCGGCGGCTCCGTAGCCGGAGCCGCGGCCGGGATCATCTCAGGCGTCAAGAGCTTCGAGTACGGAGACACGGCGAAGATCAAAATCAGCAGGATCCTGAACTCGTCTGGTCACACGGGTCGCTCGGTTGGTTGCAGGATCGGGGCTGTCGGGCTGATCTACGCGGGGGTCGAGAGCGGAGTTGTGGCGTTTGCGGATAGGGATGATGTGTGGACCAGCGTGGCGGCGGGTTTGGGAACAGGGGCGGTGTTTAGGGCGGCGAGAGGGGTGAGGTCTGCGGCTGTGGCGGGTGCGCTTGGAGGAGTGGTGGCTGGTGGGGTTGTGGCGGGGAAGCAGGTTTTGAAGCGGTATGCTCACATTTGA